A region of the Romboutsia hominis genome:
GATAGGTGGTAGATTATTTGCTGTTTTGGGGGCATTCATTGTTTCTTTAACTATAGCACCAAAAGTTAGTCCATTTATGTTTGTATTTGGAGATTTAGCTAAAGCTATTCCTGGAATGCTTATACAACTAATATTTATTCCAATTTTAATTAAGTTTACAACTAAAAATCCAGAGATAAAGAGAAGCTTAGCTTCTTAAAAATTATATAAGATAAAAAAATAGATTTTCAAAATATTAAAAATAAAAGAGTAGGTAAAAATTTACCTACTCTTTTATTTTATAAAATATAAAAATTTATATATATCTATTAATTTTGAATACTCTCACTACCAATATTTTTAATTTTACTTTCAGGCATTTCACTAGAAAAATTCCAAGGATCTCTTACGATTAATTTGTTTGCAAATGGTATGAAAGTTGAAAGTAGTGTTGAAACCAATAACAATTGACAGAACCAAACTAAAGGCATAACTTGCATAGGAGATACTTTTCCATTTGTGAAACTAGTTAAAATCAACATTTGAGCACCATAAGGTAAAAATCCTTGTAAAATAGAAGAAACAGTACTTAAAATAGCAGCGCTTCGTCTAGGGTCAACTTTGTATCTATAACAAAGCTTTTTAGCTACAGGTCCATTTATTATAATGGCAACTGTATTATTTGCAACAGCTATATCTGTTAAGGCAACCAAAACACCTATACCAATTTCTGCTGATTTTTTATCTTTAATAAACTTTTGAACAGCTACAAGAAGTGCCTCTATACCACCAGCATGAGTTACCATTTCGGCAAGACCACCTGTTAAAAGAGATAACAAGAAGATATCTGTCATATTTGTAAAACCTGTATAAATACTTTTTACAAAAGTTAATATTGTTAAATCCCCATAATACATTCCTATTGCTCCAGCTAAAAATATTCCCCCAGTTAAAACTAAAAATACATTCATTCCAGCAACTGCTAATACCAATACAAATAAATAAGGTAAAACTTTAACTAAGTTAAAATCATAAGCTTGAATTGTAGTAGGAACTTCTGGCTTACCAAATACAAATAGTAAAACAATTGTAATAATGGCAGGAACCAAACTTAAATAAAAGTTTATTCTAAACTTATCTTTCATATCACATCCTTGAGTTCTTGTAGAAGCTATTGTAGTATCTGAAATTATAGAAAGGTTATCTCCAAGCATGGCTCCACCTAAAACACAAGCCATTACAAGGGGAAGAGAAGCACCAGTTTTTTCAGCTACTGCAACTGCAATTGGACCAATTGCTGCAATACATCCTACTGAAGTACCTGTAGCAGTAGATATGAAACCAGAAATTAAAAATATACCAATTACGATAAATTGTGAAGGTATGTATGTTAAACCTAAGTTTACTGTTGAATCAACGCCTCCCATTTGTTGGCAGACACTAGCAAAGGCTCCAGCTAATAAATATATTACACACATTATTATAATGTTTGAGTTACCACAACCTTTAACGAAAATATCAAATTTTTCATCAATGGAACCTTTAATTAAGAAAAAAGCTGCTAAGACACCACAACTGACAGCTACTGGGGCTGGGAATTGATAAAAGGCCATTTCTACGCCTTGAGCTTGAAGAATTATACCACTTCCTAAATAAACTGCTATAAAAACTAAAAATGGAATTAAAGCTTTAAAACTCGGTTT
Encoded here:
- a CDS encoding Na+/H+ antiporter NhaC family protein; amino-acid sequence: MRKEEKVKPSFKALIPFLVFIAVYLGSGIILQAQGVEMAFYQFPAPVAVSCGVLAAFFLIKGSIDEKFDIFVKGCGNSNIIIMCVIYLLAGAFASVCQQMGGVDSTVNLGLTYIPSQFIVIGIFLISGFISTATGTSVGCIAAIGPIAVAVAEKTGASLPLVMACVLGGAMLGDNLSIISDTTIASTRTQGCDMKDKFRINFYLSLVPAIITIVLLFVFGKPEVPTTIQAYDFNLVKVLPYLFVLVLAVAGMNVFLVLTGGIFLAGAIGMYYGDLTILTFVKSIYTGFTNMTDIFLLSLLTGGLAEMVTHAGGIEALLVAVQKFIKDKKSAEIGIGVLVALTDIAVANNTVAIIINGPVAKKLCYRYKVDPRRSAAILSTVSSILQGFLPYGAQMLILTSFTNGKVSPMQVMPLVWFCQLLLVSTLLSTFIPFANKLIVRDPWNFSSEMPESKIKNIGSESIQN